A window of Ipomoea triloba cultivar NCNSP0323 chromosome 2, ASM357664v1 contains these coding sequences:
- the LOC116010347 gene encoding uncharacterized protein LOC116010347 codes for MPSHSNTTQKFFRKPNQVGRLKPAFWTLVDKARKQGVSFLNTSSHGKYILNHAFDQAKYKDILKFLDVKFVEDEWYSKCIQSFDLVLGVPKDLYLELLLFVADKWGPFSKTSMVKIPLLKYLDSNLNIGLCSVNSASTGDHLRLFICTCSVDASWLTSWNREFRCVGGYFIAESTQEELPSSPSKWPKVFDWLCRRVRVESVDVQNYAVMIRDSLSHDQKLVLAYAHFLYHSFKLKYLSATEIDSLCLEMALFDDYGRVATKRKRVVVPADGSKWVQLLGPSNPWKREGYIELGGEYLHAQRYAGVCTNKEELLDFLKTYAGVLDIPNLPPPDASLSSMASPLTRDNAFLLLGWIDKMKKKEIPETFLKCIREGSWLRVHVCGNPGYRPPSQSFLPSSSWGDHLQNRSLPVDIPLVDQEFYGDEISEYKNALRTAGVMFELKEASEFIGKHFMSLYASSTLTKSDVISMLNFIRYLRAKVLPPDNFINSIKDESWLQTTQGNKTPGQSVFLDMEWAAASQISNIPFVDQNYYGHEILAYKEELKLLGVIFGFDQNFQLVVSNLKPSGSLTSLSAEAALLALNCIRHLNLGSSDSLCIALAGNRCLKTVSNGYRSPAQCFLPDPTWVSLLQVFDGFPCIDEKFYGSKISLFKNELEMLGVVISFEDVTKSFAEVFRQQTSKCALSKSNALSFLECYRNLKANGLNLLKSDEDIGEVTQEVKWLRTRLGSACTPKECILFGKDWKAISSVSLLPFLDDAYYDQGILEYRAELCSMGVTTTFKKGSKFVLAGLRLPKNPGEISPSVACSLLHCLRNLQEAVDMDLISVLLEKLDHKWIKTQAAGYQSPKQCLLFGSRWSGRLKQEDGPFIDDKFYGPDILSYTKELQALGVVVEAKNGCSLVADYLYVHSNRGTINRIYTYLNDHGWVPTSDVSAKIWIPYGENSGKWVSPKDCVLHDKTNHFGSHLFVLEKYYSNELLVFFSKLGVNSNPSLENYLKLWKEWECAKRRLLPSECCAFWEFIVNHWSSKMQKLVAENLSKLPVCSGQDGILLLDKNDVFIANDLYKKDLFEQSSVDPLFVWYPQPSLPSLPRTKLLNIYREIGVGALSESAQNMGLSSINCAGLEPATPEMIFIGKTLFTLILGFLAQPSLEMEAEKRHESVRRLVNTTFLKLKEPIAVQYRLSLSSGKTLIAKARRMMVWERERSKFFITEIDKSGGYNCVLEYATYYSEEVSKGILWEKEDAVCELAELIRLGFIVKFDKVAISLLMKINNLQIFKEDELFLSSVFPAE; via the coding sequence ATGCCGTCTCACTCAAATACAACCCAGAAGTTTTTCAGAAAACCAAATCAAGTTGGAAGGCTAAAGCCTGCCTTTTGGACATTGGTGGATAAGGCAAGGAAGCAAGGGGTGAGTTTTCTCAACACCTCTTCCCACGGGAAATATATTCTCAACCATGCATTTGATCAGGCGAAGTACAAGGACATTTTGAAGTTTTTGGATGTAAAGTTTGTAGAAGATGAGTGGTATTCGAAGTGCATTCAGAGTTTTGATCTTGTCTTGGGTGTCCCTAAGGATCTATACCTGGAACTTCTGTTATTTGTTGCTGACAAGTGGGGGCCATTTTCAAAGACGAGTATGGTGAAAATACCATTGTTGAAGTATCTTGACAGTAACCTGAATATTGGATTGTGTAGTGTGAATTCTGCTTCCACAGGAGATCATCTAAGGCTGTTTATATGCACTTGCTCAGTTGATGCATCATGGCTGACAAGTTGGAACAGAGAGTTTCGTTGTGTTGGGGGATACTTCATTGCTGAATCAACACAAGAAGAACTTCCCAGTAGCCCTTCTAAGTGGCCGAAAGTGTTCGATTGGCTTTGCAGAAGGGTGAGGGTGGAGTCTGTAGACGTGCAAAACTATGCAGTTATGATCCGCGACTCACTGAGTCATGATCAGAAGCTTGTTCTTGCATATGCTCATTTCCTGTATCACTCATTCAAGCTGAAGTATTTGTCTGCAACCGAAATTGATTCGCTTTGTCTTGAAATGGCCCTTTTTGATGATTATGGGCGGGTGGCCACCAAAAGGAAGCGTGTTGTTGTACCTGCTGATGGAAGTAAATGGGTGCAGCTTCTTGGTCCCTCTAATCCATGGAAAAGAGAGGGTTACATTGAGCTGGGAGGAGAGTATTTGCATGCTCAAAGATATGCCGGTGTGTGTACCAACAAGGAAGAGCTCCTTGATTTTCTTAAGACTTATGCTGGTGTTTTGGATATTCCCAATTTGCCCCCTCCAGATGCTTCACTTTCCAGTATGGCTTCCCCACTAACCAGGGATAATGCATTCCTGCTTTTAGGTTGGattgataaaatgaaaaagaaagagatTCCAGAGACTTTCTTGAAATGCATAAGGGAAGGAAGCTGGCTTAGAGTCCATGTATGTGGTAATCCTGGCTACAGGCCCCCATCACAATCCTTCTTACCTTCCTCGTCCTGGGGAGATCATTTGCAGAATAGATCTTTGCCTGTTGATATTCCATTAGTTGATCAGGAGTTTTATGGTGATGAGATTTCTGAGTATAAAAATGCTCTGAGAACTGCTGGTGTTATGTTTGAGTTAAAGGAAGCCAGTGAATTTATTGGGAAGCACTTTATGTCTCTGTATGCTTCTTCTACATTGACAAAAAGTGATGTCATTTCGATGCTGAATTTCATTAGGTATTTGAGGGCTAAAGTTCTCCCTCCTGATAACTTCATCAACAGTATCAAAGATGAGAGCTGGCTCCAAACAACTCAAGGCAACAAGACCCCGGGCCAATCTGTGTTTCTTGATATGGAATGGGCTGCTGCATCACAGATCAGCAACATCCCATTTGTTGATCAAAATTATTATGGCCATGAAATTCTTGCTTACAAGGAAGAACTCAAGCTTCTCGGTGTCATCTTTGGGTTCGATCAAAATTTCCAGCTAGTAGTTTCCAACTTGAAACCTTCAGGGTCATTGACTTCACTAAGTGCTGAAGCAGCTCTCCTGGCACTAAACTGTATTCGTCACCTAAATTTAGGTTCTTCTGATAGTCTATGCATAGCCCTCGCGGGCAATAGATGCTTAAAGACTGTGAGCAACGGATACAGATCTCCTGCTCAATGTTTCCTACCAGATCCAACCTGGGTTAGCCTTCTTCAGGTTTTCGATGGCTTTCCTTGTATTGATGAGAAGTTCTATGGGAGTAAAATCAGTTTGTTCAAGAATGAGCTTGAAATGTTGGGTGTGGTGATTAGTTTTGAGGATGTTACCAAGTCATTTGCTGAAGTTTTTAGACAGCAGACATCAAAATGTGCATTGAGTAAGAGCAATGCACTTTCTTTCCTGGAATGCTATAGGAATTTAAAAGCAAACGGCTTGAATTTACTAAAGTCAGATGAAGATATAGGGGAAGTTACTCAAGAGGTTAAGTGGCTTAGAACAAGACTTGGTAGTGCCTGTACACCCAAAGAGTGCATCTTGTTTGGTAAAGACTGGAAAGCCATTTCTTCTGTCTCTCTTTTACCATTTCTGGATGATGCTTATTATGACCAGGGAATTCTTGAGTACAGAGCCGAGCTTTGTAGTATGGGCGTCACTACCACTTTCAAAAAAGGCTCAAAATTTGTTCTTGCAGGGCTCCGATTGCCCAAGAATCCTGGTGAAATTTCGCCTTCTGTTGCGTGTTCACTTCTGCACTGCTTAAGGAATTTGCAAGAGGCTGTTGACATGGATCTGATCTCCGTTCTCTTGGAGAAACTAGATCATAAGTGGATCAAGACTCAAGCAGCAGGTTATCAATCTCCAAAACAGTGTTTGCTATTTGGTTCTAGATGGAGTGGTAGGCTGAAGCAAGAAGATGGTCCTTTCATAGATGACAAGTTTTATGGTCCAGATATTCTGTCATACACTAAAGAACTTCAGGCTTTGGGGGTAGTGGTTGAGGCAAAAAATGGATGCTCCTTGGTGGCTGATTACCTTTATGTGCACTCTAATCGTGGCACTATCAATCGGATATATACTTACTTGAATGATCACGGTTGGGTTCCTACCAGTGATGTAAGTGCAAAGATATGGATTCCCTATGGGGAGAATAGTGGGAAGTGGGTGAGTCCTAAGGATTGTGTTCTCCATGATAAAACCAATCATTTTGGTTCACACTTGTTTGTCTTAGAGAAGTATTACAGCAATGAATTGCTGGTTTTCTTCAGCAAACTTGGAGTTAATAGCAATCCTTCCCTGGAAAACTACTTGAAGCTTTGGAAGGAATGGGAGTGTGCAAAGAGGAGATTACTACCTTCTGAGTGCTGTGCCTTTTGGGAGTTTATAGTGAACCATTGGAGCTCAAAGATGCAGAAACTTGTTGCAGAGAATCTATCCAAACTTCCTGTTTGTTCAGGCCAGGATGGGATTTTGTTGCTTGACAAAAACGATGTTTTTATAGCCAACGATCTCTACAAGAAGGACCTTTTTGAACAAAGCTCTGTGGATCCTCTGTTTGTTTGGTATCCCCAGCCAAGCCTGCCATCCCTGCCCAGAACCAAGCTTCTCAATATCTACAGAGAAATTGGTGTTGGGGCTTTGTCAGAATCTGCCCAGAATATGGGACTTTCTTCAATCAACTGTGCCGGGCTGGAACCGGCCACTCCGGAAATGATCTTCATTGGGAAAACCCTGTTCACTCTCATTCTTGGTTTCCTAGCTCAACCTTCTCTGGAGATGGAAGCTGAGAAGAGGCACGAGTCGGTCAGGCGGCTCGTAAACACCACCTTTCTCAAGCTGAAAGAACCAATTGCAGTTCAGTATAGGCTATCACTCTCGTCTGGGAAAACTCTGATTGCTAAGGCAAGGAGAATGATGGTGTGGGAGAGAGAGAGGTCCAAGTTCTTCATTACAGAGATCGATAAATCGGGTGGTTACAATTGTGTCCTGGAATATGCTACGTATTACTCAGAAGAAGTTTCTAAGGGGATATTGTGGGAGAAAGAAGATGCGGTGTGTGAGCTTGCTGAACTCATCAGGTTGGGGTTCATCGTCAAGTTTGATAAGGTAGCTATCAGCTTACTGATGAAGATAAACAATCTTCAGATTTTCAAGGAAGATGAACTGTTTCTGTCTTCTGTTTTT